The Mycolicibacterium lutetiense genome window below encodes:
- a CDS encoding neutral zinc metallopeptidase has product MARLRWWLGLACCAALLAGCGNATVIGGRPTSMLFLPDRVGGLPVTDGHSGTRPEAPAPTRRAEHTDGGQIDDLALLAVDDIEDFWSQNYSGGSLPGTFTPVSRLVSYNSDASPGLEICGESTVGLTNAFYCLKSDVMAWDRGVAIPVAAQYFGQMGVVGVMAHEYGHAVQQQARLINEGTPVLVAEQQADCLAGVYLRWVAAGKSPRFELSTGDGLNHVLAGLIYIRDPLMTRIDATLTGNEHGSALDRVSAFQIGFSGNVDQCAAMDSDEITKRRGDLPKFLDFFGGPQTANSTITANLLDQTMQSLRQVYAPTNPPTLSTEPSACPDAGPSPPASYCPATNTIVVDLDGLKALGEARSENDEQELLQGDNSAISVLTSRYAMAVQHEKGLTLDTPVAAMRTGCLTGVGQARMAEPGLPITLSAGDTDEAISSLLTNGLAASDVNGRVLPAGFTRILAYRSGLQGDDAQCYQRFP; this is encoded by the coding sequence TTGGCGAGGCTTCGCTGGTGGCTCGGTCTGGCCTGTTGTGCGGCACTGCTGGCCGGGTGCGGGAACGCCACCGTGATCGGGGGCAGGCCGACCTCGATGCTGTTCCTACCCGACCGGGTGGGCGGCCTGCCGGTGACCGACGGCCACAGCGGCACCCGGCCCGAGGCGCCCGCGCCGACCCGCCGGGCCGAGCACACCGACGGCGGGCAGATCGATGATCTGGCCCTGCTGGCCGTCGACGACATCGAGGACTTCTGGTCGCAGAACTACAGCGGCGGCTCACTGCCGGGAACCTTCACCCCCGTCTCCCGGCTGGTGTCCTACAACTCCGATGCCTCCCCCGGGCTCGAGATCTGCGGCGAAAGCACGGTCGGGCTGACCAATGCCTTCTACTGCCTCAAGAGCGACGTGATGGCGTGGGATCGCGGCGTCGCGATTCCGGTGGCAGCGCAGTACTTCGGCCAGATGGGCGTGGTCGGGGTGATGGCCCACGAATACGGCCATGCCGTCCAGCAACAGGCACGGCTGATCAACGAGGGCACGCCCGTGCTGGTGGCCGAGCAGCAGGCCGATTGCCTGGCCGGGGTCTACCTGCGCTGGGTGGCCGCCGGAAAATCGCCGCGCTTCGAACTGAGCACCGGCGACGGGCTCAACCACGTCCTGGCCGGGCTGATCTACATCCGCGATCCCCTGATGACCCGGATCGACGCCACGCTCACCGGAAACGAGCACGGGTCCGCGCTCGATCGGGTCAGCGCCTTCCAGATCGGCTTCAGCGGCAACGTCGATCAGTGCGCGGCAATGGACTCCGACGAGATCACCAAGCGCCGCGGTGATCTGCCCAAATTCCTCGACTTCTTCGGCGGCCCGCAGACCGCCAACAGCACGATCACCGCGAATCTGTTGGACCAGACCATGCAGTCGCTGCGACAGGTCTACGCACCCACCAACCCACCCACATTGAGTACCGAGCCGAGCGCGTGCCCCGATGCTGGACCGTCACCGCCGGCGTCCTACTGCCCGGCCACCAACACCATCGTGGTCGACCTGGACGGACTGAAAGCCCTGGGAGAAGCCAGAAGCGAAAACGACGAACAGGAGCTCCTACAGGGTGACAACTCGGCGATCTCCGTCCTGACATCGCGATACGCCATGGCGGTACAGCACGAGAAGGGCCTGACGCTCGATACCCCCGTGGCCGCGATGCGCACCGGCTGCCTGACCGGCGTGGGTCAGGCCAGGATGGCCGAGCCCGGTCTGCCGATCACGCTGTCAGCCGGTGACACCGACGAGGCGATCAGCAGCCTGCTCACCAACGGGCTGGCCGCCAGCGACGTCAACGGCAGGGTGCTGCCGGCGGGGTTCACCCGCATCCTGGCCTACCGGTCCGGGCTGCAGGGCGATGACGCG
- a CDS encoding peroxiredoxin, translating into MALLSIGSQFPEYDLTAVVGGDLSKVDAKQPDDYFTRVTNKDDDGKWRIIFFWPKDFTFVCPTEIAAFGKLNEDFEDRDAKVIGVSVDNEFVHFQWRAQHEDLKTLPFPMVSDLKRELTAAAGVLNADGVADRATFIVDPNNEIQFVSVTAGSVGRNVDEVLRVLDALQSDELCACNWKKGDPTLNAGELLSEAV; encoded by the coding sequence ATGGCACTCTTGTCGATTGGCTCTCAGTTCCCGGAATACGACCTGACGGCCGTGGTTGGCGGAGATCTGTCCAAGGTCGATGCCAAGCAGCCCGACGACTATTTCACCCGCGTCACCAACAAGGATGACGACGGCAAGTGGCGGATCATCTTCTTCTGGCCCAAGGACTTCACCTTCGTGTGCCCCACCGAGATCGCCGCGTTCGGCAAGCTCAACGAGGACTTCGAGGATCGCGACGCCAAGGTGATCGGCGTTTCGGTGGACAACGAGTTCGTCCACTTCCAGTGGCGCGCACAGCACGAGGACCTGAAGACGCTGCCTTTCCCGATGGTCTCCGACCTCAAGCGGGAACTCACCGCTGCGGCCGGCGTGCTCAACGCTGACGGTGTCGCCGACCGGGCCACGTTCATCGTCGACCCCAACAACGAGATCCAGTTCGTCTCCGTGACGGCCGGTTCGGTGGGGCGCAACGTCGATGAGGTGCTGCGGGTGCTCGACGCACTGCAGTCCGACGAGCTGTGTGCCTGCAACTGGAAGAAGGGCGACCCGACGCTGAACGCCGGTGAGTTGCTGTCCGAGGCGGTCTAG
- the ahpD gene encoding alkyl hydroperoxide reductase AhpD translates to MGIDSIKDALPEYAKDLKLNFGSIVKSTELNEQQLWGALVATAAATKSQQLLKEISADALDVLSEEAYHAALGAASIMGMNNVFYRTKGQLDGRYDDLRAGLRMNIIANPGVPKADFELWSLAVSAINGCSHCLSAHETVLRDADVSRTAIFEAIRLASIVAGVAQALLTVEALAGV, encoded by the coding sequence ATGGGCATCGACAGCATCAAGGATGCGCTGCCGGAGTACGCGAAGGATCTCAAGCTCAACTTCGGCAGCATTGTGAAGTCCACGGAGCTCAACGAGCAGCAACTGTGGGGCGCGCTGGTCGCTACGGCGGCAGCCACCAAATCGCAGCAGCTGCTGAAGGAGATCTCCGCGGACGCCCTCGACGTGCTGAGCGAGGAGGCGTACCACGCCGCCCTCGGCGCCGCCTCGATCATGGGCATGAACAATGTGTTCTACCGCACCAAGGGTCAGCTCGACGGCCGTTACGACGACCTGCGGGCCGGGCTGCGGATGAACATCATCGCCAACCCGGGTGTGCCGAAGGCGGACTTCGAGCTGTGGTCGCTGGCAGTCTCGGCGATCAACGGCTGCTCGCACTGCCTGTCCGCGCACGAGACGGTGCTGCGCGACGCCGACGTGTCCCGCACGGCGATCTTCGAAGCCATCCGGTTGGCGTCGATCGTCGCCGGGGTGGCTCAGGCATTGCTCACCGTGGAAGCGCTTGCCGGAGTCTGA
- a CDS encoding MFS transporter, whose translation MTASKRSARGPNIDATVRKAIIGASIGNAVEWFDFAIYGFLAIYIAGNFFPAGNETAALLNTFAIFAAAFFMRPLGGFVFGPLGDRLGRQRVLAVVILLMSAATLGIGLLPTYATIGVAAPLLLLLLRCLQGFSAGGEYGGGAVYLAEYASTRRRGFTVTFIAWSGVLGFLLGSVTVTLLQAYLPSVAMESYGWRIPFLVAAPLGLVGLYIRLRLDDTPEFAKLDEADRVSTSPLREAVGTARRAILQVIGMFIVFNVGYYVVFTFLPTYFIKALHFSKTQAFVSISLASLVALILILPLAALSDRIGRKPLLLAGSVGFVVLAYPLFLLMNSGSVTAAIVGHCLLAAIESVYVATAVTAGVELFATRVRYSGFSIGYNIAVALFGGTTPYVVTWLTAATGNNLAPALYLVAAGIVSVVTVWTLRESAGQPMCGVDDPTGQQRATMTP comes from the coding sequence TTGACGGCATCAAAGAGAAGTGCCCGCGGCCCCAATATCGATGCCACCGTGCGCAAGGCGATCATCGGTGCGTCCATCGGCAACGCGGTCGAGTGGTTCGACTTCGCCATCTACGGCTTCCTGGCGATCTACATCGCCGGCAACTTCTTCCCGGCCGGAAACGAAACAGCCGCGCTGCTCAACACTTTCGCCATCTTCGCCGCCGCATTCTTCATGCGTCCGCTCGGCGGGTTCGTGTTCGGCCCGCTGGGTGACCGATTGGGGCGTCAGCGGGTGCTCGCCGTGGTGATCCTGCTGATGTCGGCCGCCACGCTGGGCATCGGCCTGCTGCCCACCTACGCCACCATCGGTGTGGCGGCGCCGCTGCTCCTACTCCTGCTGCGCTGTCTGCAGGGATTCTCGGCCGGCGGCGAATATGGCGGTGGCGCAGTCTATCTCGCCGAGTACGCGAGTACGCGACGGCGCGGGTTCACCGTCACGTTCATCGCGTGGTCGGGGGTGCTGGGTTTCCTGCTGGGCTCGGTCACCGTCACGCTGCTGCAGGCATATCTGCCGTCGGTGGCGATGGAGAGCTACGGCTGGCGCATCCCGTTCCTGGTGGCCGCACCACTCGGTCTGGTCGGCCTCTATATTCGGCTGCGACTCGATGACACCCCTGAGTTCGCCAAGCTGGATGAGGCGGATCGGGTGTCCACCTCGCCGTTGCGCGAAGCGGTGGGCACAGCGCGGCGGGCGATCCTGCAGGTCATCGGAATGTTCATCGTGTTCAACGTCGGCTACTACGTCGTCTTCACCTTCCTGCCGACCTACTTCATCAAGGCCCTGCATTTCAGCAAGACCCAGGCGTTCGTCTCGATCAGCCTGGCCAGCCTGGTGGCGCTGATCCTGATCCTGCCGTTGGCCGCATTGTCGGACCGGATCGGGCGCAAACCGTTGCTGCTGGCGGGATCTGTGGGCTTCGTCGTGCTGGCGTATCCACTTTTTCTGCTGATGAATTCGGGCTCGGTGACGGCGGCGATCGTCGGACACTGCCTGCTGGCCGCCATCGAATCGGTGTACGTCGCAACGGCAGTGACGGCCGGTGTGGAACTGTTCGCCACCCGGGTCCGCTACAGCGGCTTCTCGATCGGTTACAACATCGCGGTGGCGTTATTCGGCGGGACCACCCCGTATGTGGTCACCTGGCTCACCGCCGCGACCGGCAACAACCTGGCGCCCGCCCTGTACCTGGTTGCCGCGGGCATCGTCTCGGTGGTCACCGTGTGGACGTTGCGTGAGAGTGCGGGGCAACCAATGTGTGGCGTGGACGACCCGACGGGTCAGCAACGTGCCACGATGACACCGTGA
- a CDS encoding LacI family DNA-binding transcriptional regulator, translating to MSTTRGRPTKADVAKLANVSTATVSYVLNNVEGQRISEQTQAAVRKAAADLGYRPNLAARNLAVGGSGVVLYIVPRTDLGELPLEVGSRLTTALGRHGIVLSMQLETDDGQNIVDAVANFNPVAVAGVFPLTGAAAAAVAAAKIPQIYLGSEKLRALGSLHLTVGAMRVEHLMSRGHTRLAFAYSGAEVLRPLGDYWMSGLRVAAGEHGLPEIEVDSVATDGSDAATVVSKWVSAGVTAVCAQSDETAFVVLHGMRRAGLRCPEDLAVMGVDAIPLGAVSSPPLTSVVFDAKTIVDAAVPAMMAELGYPTPADVEVSDPAGLIVRDST from the coding sequence GTGAGCACGACGAGAGGGCGCCCGACGAAGGCCGACGTTGCCAAGCTGGCCAACGTCTCGACGGCGACCGTCAGCTATGTCCTCAACAATGTTGAAGGACAACGTATCTCGGAGCAGACTCAGGCCGCGGTGCGCAAGGCTGCGGCCGATCTGGGCTACCGGCCCAACCTCGCGGCCCGCAACCTCGCCGTCGGCGGCAGCGGGGTGGTGCTCTACATCGTGCCGCGGACCGACCTCGGCGAACTGCCTCTGGAGGTCGGCAGTCGCCTCACCACCGCGCTGGGCCGGCACGGCATCGTGCTGTCGATGCAGCTGGAGACGGACGACGGCCAGAACATCGTCGACGCGGTGGCGAACTTCAACCCGGTGGCTGTCGCCGGCGTGTTCCCGCTCACCGGTGCTGCTGCCGCGGCGGTCGCGGCGGCGAAGATCCCGCAGATCTACCTGGGCAGCGAGAAGCTGCGCGCGCTCGGATCGCTGCATCTGACCGTCGGAGCGATGCGGGTGGAACATCTCATGTCGCGCGGCCACACCCGCCTGGCGTTCGCCTATTCCGGTGCTGAGGTGCTGCGGCCGCTCGGCGACTACTGGATGTCGGGTCTTCGGGTGGCTGCCGGCGAGCACGGCCTGCCCGAGATCGAGGTCGATAGCGTGGCCACCGATGGGTCCGATGCGGCCACCGTTGTCTCGAAATGGGTGTCGGCAGGCGTGACGGCCGTCTGCGCCCAAAGCGACGAGACCGCGTTCGTGGTGTTACACGGGATGCGCCGGGCCGGGCTGCGCTGCCCTGAGGACCTCGCGGTCATGGGGGTCGACGCGATACCGCTGGGCGCGGTGAGTTCTCCGCCGTTGACGTCGGTCGTGTTCGACGCCAAGACGATCGTCGATGCCGCAGTGCCAGCCATGATGGCTGAACTCGGATATCCCACGCCCGCCGATGTCGAGGTCAGTGACCCGGCCGGGCTCATCGTGCGGGACAGCACCTGA
- a CDS encoding cytochrome P450, translating to MSVSTTNDVYFDPYDVEINANPYPTFARLREESPLYYNEQYDFYALSRFADVNKGLVDHETFSSARGAIIELIKANIDIPSGALIFEDPPIHTVHRKLLARMFTPRKINALEPKIREFCAQSLDPLVGADKIDFIKDFGAVMPMRVISALLGIPEDDQEMIRDHGNDQMRTEAGKPMKAAQDGLVDGSIFETYIDWRKDNPSDDIMTDLLNVEFTDEHGVTRKLTREELLIYINVVAGAGNETTTRLIGWAAKVLAEHPDQRRQLVENPALIPQAIEELLRFEPPAPHVARYVTRDVELHGQTVPEGSVMMMLIGAAVRDSRQFPPDGEVFDIHREQRQHLAFSVGTHYCLGSALARLEGRIALEEMLKRFPEWDVDLDNAELSPTSTVRGWDSMPAFIR from the coding sequence GTGAGTGTGAGCACCACCAATGACGTGTACTTCGACCCCTACGACGTCGAGATCAACGCCAACCCGTATCCGACGTTCGCCCGGCTCCGCGAGGAATCGCCGCTCTACTACAACGAGCAGTACGACTTCTACGCGCTGAGCCGGTTCGCCGATGTCAACAAGGGCCTCGTCGATCACGAGACCTTCAGCTCCGCCCGCGGCGCGATCATCGAACTGATCAAGGCCAACATCGACATCCCTTCGGGCGCCCTGATTTTCGAGGACCCACCGATCCACACCGTGCACCGCAAGCTGTTGGCCCGGATGTTCACTCCACGCAAGATCAATGCGCTGGAACCCAAGATCCGGGAATTCTGCGCGCAGTCGTTGGACCCGCTCGTGGGTGCGGACAAGATCGACTTCATCAAGGACTTCGGCGCGGTCATGCCGATGCGGGTGATCAGCGCGCTGCTGGGCATCCCCGAGGATGACCAGGAGATGATCCGCGACCACGGCAACGATCAGATGCGCACCGAGGCAGGCAAGCCGATGAAGGCGGCCCAGGACGGTCTGGTCGACGGCTCGATCTTCGAGACCTACATCGACTGGCGCAAGGACAACCCGTCCGACGACATCATGACCGACCTGCTCAACGTCGAGTTCACCGATGAGCACGGCGTCACCCGCAAGCTCACCCGCGAAGAACTGCTCATCTACATCAACGTGGTGGCGGGTGCGGGTAACGAGACCACCACGCGGCTGATCGGTTGGGCGGCCAAGGTACTCGCCGAGCATCCGGATCAGCGCCGGCAATTGGTCGAGAACCCCGCGCTCATCCCGCAGGCCATCGAGGAACTGCTGCGGTTCGAGCCGCCGGCCCCGCACGTTGCCCGGTACGTCACCCGCGACGTCGAACTCCATGGACAGACGGTTCCGGAGGGCAGCGTGATGATGATGCTGATCGGTGCGGCCGTCCGTGACAGCCGCCAGTTCCCGCCCGACGGCGAGGTTTTCGACATCCACCGCGAGCAGCGCCAGCATCTGGCGTTCAGCGTCGGCACCCACTATTGCCTGGGCTCGGCGCTGGCTCGGCTGGAGGGCCGGATCGCGTTGGAGGAGATGCTCAAGCGTTTCCCGGAGTGGGATGTCGACCTCGACAACGCCGAGCTGTCGCCGACTTCGACTGTCCGCGGCTGGGATTCGATGCCGGCGTTCATCCGGTGA
- a CDS encoding phosphotransferase, translating into MTAALADHHPDAVVDRVTIDMRDDGTNRRARLSVTYSSGSGPETVFAKAVDPGHKEMIKYTSGLLHEPRLFNSKVALPLEHPTVYAAPIDEGDEDFVLVMEDLTARGADPRDATRPLTVEQAARGVRGLARMHGAFWGERVHRPGLEWLEPFEPWDGMQWAPLPAALERLGDDAPACVHELTIDRLVEGIWKPFIRTLTSPGTSQTLLHGDPHIGNTYLVPDGDLGFLDWQVARHGNFSLDLGYFLQGALTTEDRRVCERALLEEYRDELGLPADELPSPDEIWLRYRASVAHGLMTWLATASAGELWQRPDIALALAQRYSAAYEDLQTAQALADLIG; encoded by the coding sequence ATGACGGCGGCGCTGGCCGACCACCACCCGGATGCGGTGGTGGACCGAGTGACCATCGACATGCGCGACGACGGCACCAACCGCCGGGCGCGACTGTCGGTCACCTATTCCTCGGGTTCGGGACCGGAGACGGTGTTCGCCAAGGCCGTCGACCCCGGCCACAAGGAGATGATCAAGTACACCAGCGGGCTGCTGCACGAACCGCGATTGTTCAACTCCAAAGTGGCTCTGCCGCTGGAGCATCCGACGGTGTATGCCGCGCCGATCGACGAGGGTGACGAGGACTTCGTGCTGGTCATGGAGGATCTCACCGCCCGCGGTGCCGATCCGCGCGATGCGACCCGGCCGCTGACCGTGGAGCAGGCCGCGCGCGGTGTGCGCGGCCTGGCCCGGATGCACGGCGCGTTCTGGGGTGAGCGCGTGCACCGGCCCGGTCTGGAGTGGCTCGAACCGTTCGAGCCGTGGGACGGTATGCAGTGGGCGCCCTTGCCCGCCGCGCTCGAGCGGTTGGGTGACGACGCCCCGGCCTGTGTGCATGAGTTGACCATCGACCGTCTGGTGGAAGGGATTTGGAAGCCCTTCATCCGCACGTTGACCTCGCCCGGCACATCCCAGACGCTGCTGCACGGTGATCCGCACATCGGGAACACCTACCTGGTACCCGACGGCGATCTCGGGTTCCTCGACTGGCAGGTGGCCCGTCACGGCAACTTCTCCCTGGATCTCGGTTACTTCCTGCAGGGCGCGCTGACCACCGAGGACCGCCGGGTGTGCGAGCGTGCGCTGCTCGAGGAATATCGCGACGAACTCGGGCTGCCCGCCGACGAACTGCCCTCCCCGGACGAGATCTGGCTGCGCTACCGGGCGTCGGTGGCGCACGGGTTGATGACCTGGCTGGCGACGGCCAGCGCGGGCGAGTTGTGGCAGCGCCCCGACATCGCACTGGCGCTGGCGCAGCGATATTCCGCGGCCTACGAGGACCTGCAGACCGCGCAGGCGTTGGCCGATCTCATCGGTTAG
- a CDS encoding SDR family NAD(P)-dependent oxidoreductase, translating to MTGVVVTGAASGIGRASAEALIADGRRVALWDMAPEVRDVAEGLGMPCAVIDVCDTGAMTAAVEETAQALDGIDGLVHAAGRVLPEPVGAYTEESWDAVLDVNLRAQALLVQLLLPHLEKSAKDGGSPAVVGISSIEGLAANPFIPAYCASKAGLLGMTRSMAAQLGPLGIRVNAVCPGFIHTPMLQIAVDVAEIRASFEQAAPLGRLGQPDEVGAAVAFLMSPKASFITGTQLVVDGGVTSRHP from the coding sequence ATGACAGGTGTGGTGGTGACAGGTGCAGCGTCAGGGATCGGCCGGGCCAGCGCGGAGGCGCTGATCGCAGATGGTCGGCGCGTTGCGTTGTGGGACATGGCGCCCGAGGTCCGCGACGTGGCCGAAGGTTTGGGAATGCCCTGCGCGGTGATCGACGTGTGCGACACCGGTGCAATGACGGCGGCCGTCGAGGAGACGGCGCAGGCGTTGGACGGTATCGACGGACTGGTGCACGCCGCGGGGCGGGTACTCCCCGAACCGGTAGGCGCCTACACGGAAGAGTCCTGGGACGCGGTGCTGGACGTGAATCTGCGTGCGCAGGCGCTGTTGGTGCAACTGCTCCTGCCACACCTGGAGAAGTCCGCGAAAGACGGCGGATCACCGGCGGTCGTCGGCATCTCCAGCATCGAAGGCCTGGCCGCCAATCCGTTCATCCCGGCCTACTGCGCCTCCAAAGCCGGTCTGCTCGGCATGACGCGGTCGATGGCCGCACAGTTGGGCCCGTTGGGAATTCGTGTCAACGCGGTGTGCCCAGGCTTCATCCACACCCCGATGCTGCAGATCGCCGTGGACGTCGCGGAGATCCGTGCGAGCTTCGAACAGGCCGCACCGCTGGGCCGGCTCGGTCAGCCCGACGAGGTCGGGGCCGCGGTGGCGTTCCTGATGTCGCCGAAGGCGTCGTTCATCACCGGTACGCAGTTGGTGGTGGACGGGGGAGTGACCAGCCGTCACCCGTGA
- a CDS encoding class I adenylate-forming enzyme family protein: protein MSISLLLEMAVSGGPDRTAVVSDDLRLTTEELSTLADGGAGVIAASGAAHVAYVGTGGALLPLLLFASARAAVPFTPLNYRLSRDGLQELIERLPEALVVADAEYADVVAGAGKQVMTSEEFLAAARNAQPTAEFADPDAVAVVLFTSGTTSRPKAVELTHNNLTSYITGTVEFGSAAEEDAALICVPPYHIAGVSAAMSNLYAGRKMVYLRHFDATKWVELVRAEGVTSATVVPTMLDRIVTALEKAGLELPTLRNLAYGGSKVALPLVRKALQLLPNVGFVNAYGLTETSSTIAVLGPDDHRDALAAEDAASARRLGSVGQVVPGIEAQIRSEDGAVLGAGETGELFVRGEQVSGRYTDIGSVLDAEGWFPTKDVAMLDEGGYLFIGGRSDDTIIRGGENIAPAEIEDVLVEHPEVRDVAVVGPEDPQWGQIIVAVVVPVEGTSPDPDALRDHVRKQLRGSRTPDRVVFRDELPTNPTGKVLRRQLVDELAPASKESA, encoded by the coding sequence ATGAGCATCTCGCTACTGCTGGAGATGGCGGTCTCGGGCGGGCCCGACCGCACCGCGGTGGTGTCCGACGATCTGCGCCTGACCACCGAGGAGCTCAGCACGCTGGCCGACGGCGGGGCCGGTGTCATCGCCGCGTCCGGGGCCGCCCACGTGGCCTACGTCGGCACCGGCGGCGCACTGCTTCCGCTGCTGCTGTTCGCCTCGGCCCGCGCCGCCGTCCCATTTACCCCGCTGAACTACCGCCTCAGCCGCGACGGCCTGCAGGAGCTGATCGAGCGCCTGCCCGAAGCGCTGGTGGTCGCCGATGCCGAGTACGCCGACGTGGTCGCCGGAGCGGGCAAGCAGGTCATGACTTCCGAGGAGTTCCTGGCCGCGGCGCGCAACGCCCAGCCCACAGCCGAGTTCGCCGATCCCGACGCCGTCGCGGTCGTGCTGTTCACCTCGGGCACCACCTCGCGTCCCAAGGCCGTCGAGCTCACCCACAACAACCTCACCAGCTACATCACCGGGACCGTCGAATTCGGCTCCGCGGCAGAAGAAGACGCAGCCCTGATCTGCGTCCCGCCCTACCACATCGCCGGGGTCAGCGCAGCGATGTCGAATCTGTACGCCGGCCGGAAGATGGTGTACCTGCGCCACTTCGACGCCACCAAGTGGGTCGAGCTGGTGCGCGCCGAGGGCGTCACGTCGGCGACGGTGGTGCCGACCATGCTGGACCGCATCGTCACCGCACTGGAGAAGGCCGGCCTCGAGCTACCTACCCTGCGCAACCTCGCCTACGGCGGCTCCAAGGTGGCACTGCCACTGGTCCGCAAGGCGCTGCAGCTGCTGCCGAATGTCGGCTTCGTCAACGCCTACGGATTGACCGAAACCAGTTCCACCATTGCGGTTCTGGGCCCCGACGATCACCGCGACGCACTGGCCGCCGAGGACGCGGCCAGTGCCCGGCGGCTGGGCTCGGTCGGCCAGGTGGTGCCGGGCATCGAGGCACAGATCCGCTCCGAGGACGGGGCCGTCCTGGGCGCCGGCGAGACCGGTGAACTGTTCGTGCGCGGTGAGCAGGTGTCGGGCCGCTACACCGACATCGGGTCGGTGCTCGACGCCGAAGGCTGGTTCCCCACCAAGGATGTCGCCATGCTCGACGAGGGCGGCTACCTGTTCATCGGTGGACGCTCCGACGACACGATCATCCGCGGCGGGGAGAACATCGCCCCGGCCGAGATCGAGGACGTGCTCGTCGAGCATCCCGAGGTCCGCGACGTCGCCGTCGTCGGCCCCGAGGACCCGCAATGGGGCCAGATCATCGTGGCCGTCGTGGTGCCCGTCGAGGGCACTTCTCCCGACCCGGATGCGCTGCGCGATCATGTCCGCAAGCAACTGCGCGGATCACGCACCCCCGACCGGGTGGTGTTCCGCGATGAACTGCCCACCAACCCGACGGGCAAGGTTCTACGCCGCCAACTCGTCGACGAACTCGCACCTGCTTCTAAGGAGTCAGCATGA
- a CDS encoding SDR family oxidoreductase: MSSQQESFTDRTLVVSGGSRGIGLAIALGAARRGANVVLLAKTAEPHPKLSGTVYTAVAEVEAAGGKGVAVVGDVRKEEDVARAVETAVEHFGGVDIVINNASAISTDATESLSAKKFDLMMDINVRGTFLLTKAALPHLRKSTNPQVLTLAPPMNMNPYWLGAHPSYTLSKYGMTLLSLGWAAEYADAGIGFSCLWPETYIATAAVTNLADGDKMASQSRSPEIMADAAVEILSRPAAKVNGQTFIDSEVLTSAGVTDLSRYGGGDNPIIDIFIDAPGQGL; encoded by the coding sequence ATGTCCAGCCAGCAAGAGTCATTCACCGATCGCACGCTGGTCGTATCCGGCGGCAGCCGCGGGATCGGGCTGGCGATCGCGCTCGGCGCGGCCCGCCGCGGGGCGAACGTGGTGCTGCTGGCCAAGACCGCAGAACCCCACCCCAAGCTCTCCGGCACCGTGTACACCGCTGTCGCCGAGGTGGAGGCCGCCGGCGGCAAGGGTGTCGCGGTCGTGGGCGATGTACGCAAGGAAGAGGATGTGGCCCGCGCGGTCGAGACCGCAGTCGAGCACTTCGGCGGCGTCGACATCGTGATCAACAACGCCAGCGCCATCTCGACCGACGCCACCGAGTCGTTGTCGGCCAAGAAGTTCGACCTGATGATGGACATCAATGTCCGCGGCACCTTCCTGCTCACCAAGGCCGCACTACCGCACCTGCGCAAATCGACCAATCCCCAGGTGCTTACGCTCGCCCCGCCGATGAACATGAACCCCTACTGGCTGGGCGCCCACCCGTCCTACACCCTGTCCAAGTACGGCATGACCCTGCTGTCGTTGGGTTGGGCCGCCGAGTACGCCGACGCCGGAATCGGTTTCAGCTGCCTGTGGCCCGAGACCTACATCGCCACCGCTGCGGTGACCAACCTGGCCGACGGCGACAAGATGGCCTCGCAGTCCCGCAGCCCCGAGATCATGGCGGACGCGGCCGTAGAGATCCTGTCGCGCCCTGCGGCCAAGGTGAACGGTCAGACCTTCATCGACTCGGAGGTACTCACCTCCGCTGGTGTCACCGACCTCTCCCGCTACGGCGGCGGGGATAATCCGATCATCGACATCTTCATCGACGCGCCAGGACAGGGCCTATGA